Below is a genomic region from Bifidobacterium crudilactis.
CTGACGGCGGCCGCGATTCCTTTGGCCATCTCAATGGTGCAGGCCGCAGCTTCGCGAGGACAGGATCTCGATGCCTTCGTCATGGATTTCGTCTACCCGGGCATCAAAGGGCCATCCGTGCGCGGCGAACGTGTGTTCCTGCTGGACGCGTGGCTCAGCGAAAAATCATACGTGCAGACATCGTCGCTGGTTACACTGCGCAACGGCAACGAACTGAGCCTGGATTTCGGCATCCTGCAACGGGAGGGTGCTGAAGTGCTGGGAATCGCCTCTTTGATCGGCTCCACGCGCTCTACGGAAGGCATCGAAGCGGTGAACCCTCTTGACGGGAGCAGACACACCCTGCCCTTCGTCAGAGTGTTCGACGAGGATGAATTCTCCGCGGTCAACCCGGAGCGGGAATCGGGTGCCGGGGATTCCGCGCGCGTTGCCGTTGATTCGGACGCCAAGGAGGGGCAGTGAGCAAGCCTTCCGCCTTCACGCTCGCATCGCTGGCATCGGGGGAACCTGAGTTTCGCGAGGTCGGGGTAGGTCCGTGGGCGCAGACGCATCCGGATGAGCCGCGTCCCGATGACCCGGCATCAGAGCAGTATGACCCACGATACGACAGCGAGCTTCTCGACAACGGGGATCGGCGCAACGTGCTCGATGCATTTCGTTACTGGAGCGTCGAGGCGATACGCGACGAACTCGACAGTCGGGGCAGACATCTCTTCGAAGTGGCCATCGAGAACTGGACGCATGACTTCAACATCGGCTCGATCGTGCGTACCGCCAACGCCTTCGCAGCGGCAAAAGTCCATATCGTCGGACCGCACAAGTGGAATCGCAAGGGCGCGTTGATGACCGAGCTCTACCAGCATGTTGAGCAGCATCCCTCCATGCAGGCTCTTCTGGATCACGTGAAGGCTGCGGACGAGGAACGCGACGACGGCACCTCCACGCGGATCATCGCCATCGATAATGTACCGGGCGCCGTTGCCATAGAGCGGTTCGAATTTCCCGAGCGCTGCCTGCTGATATTCGGTGCGGAAGGTCCGGGATTGTCGGAAAAGGCCCTGACCTGCGCCGATGACGTGGTGTTCATCTCCCAGTACGGGTCGGTCCGCTCGATCAATGCCGGAGCGGCCGCGGCGGTGGCGATGCATTCCTGGATCGAGCAGCATGGGCGGTCCCGGTGAGGACATCTTCGCATATGGCAGTCGCATGCGGCAGTTGTCTGTGATAGTGCCATTCGTGCATCGGCCATTCGTGAATAGGTCATGTGTACATAGGCCATGCGTAACGGCCTGGTCGTCTCACAGGCGGCACGAAGCTTGGAATTAGCTGATAGATTCGTAGTGTGATCGAAATACGGAAGCTCAGCAAATCATTCAAAGGCAGGCTCGCGGTCAACGATGTGTCCTTCGTTGCACAGGATGGCAAGGTGACTGGTTTTCTCGGCCCGAACGGCGCCGGCAAATCCACCACCATGCGTACGGCCCTGGGGCTTATCAGAGCCGACGAGGGCGAGGCCTTGATCGACGGACAGCCCTTCCTGAGCATGCGTTCACCGATGTTCGAGGTCGGCGCGGTTCTGGACGCCAAATCTGCTCACAAGGGCCGCTCGGCATACGCACATCTTCATGCCCTGGCGCTGACCAACAACATTCCCAAGTCGCGGGTCGATGAGGTCATCGACATCACCGGCATCGCCAACGTCAAGAAACGTCGGGCAGGAGCCTTCTCTTTGGGAATGGGCCAGAGGCTCTCCATCGCCACGGCTTTGCTGGGAGATCCGCACAATCTGGTTCTGGACGAACCTATCAACGGTCTTGACCCGGAAGGCGTGCGTTGGGTGAGGGAACTCTGCCGCTACTACGCGGGGCAGGGTAGAGCCGTGCTGCTCAGCTCTCACCTGATGAGTGAGGTCGCGCTCACGGCCGACAGCCTCGTCATCATCGGCCAGGGTCGTGTCCTGGAAGACACCTCCGTGCAGGCCTTCATCGATAAACACTCGAGTTCGGCCATCCGGGTAGCGACGCCGGACGAGGAGGAACTGAGAAGGGTGCTGGCGACGCTCGAAGGAGCGCAGGTCGAGCGCATCGACGCCAGCTCCGAAGATCCAGACGGCGTTCCCGTATTCCATATCGTCGGCGTTCCACTCGAGCGTCTGGCGCAGGCCGTGTCCTTCGGGAGCATACGCATCTATGAGCTACGCACCGAGCACTCGTCGCTAGAACAGGCATACATGGAGCTGACCCACGGCCATGTGGAGTACATGGCGCAGGAGATTCCGGCGCAGCGCGTCGTACCGATGGCATCAGGGGAGGTCGCACGATGAGTTCAACGAATACGCAAGGCTCGACGCAGTCACCACGACACGGCTACGTTTCCGGCAGTCGCCTGTCCCCACGACGAATCCATGTAAGCCTGGCGGGCAGCACCCGAGCTGAACTGGTCAAACTCCTCAGCCTCAAGTCCAGCTACATCCTGCTGATCATCAACACCGCATTGATTCCGTTGGGCACACTGCTCGTGGCTTGGAGCATACAGCTGACCAGCACTCTTGACGACAAGGGCAACACGCTCGACGTTGCCAGACCAATACAGATGACGGCGTTGTGGACCTCCGTCGGAGCCTTCGTCAGCACAGCGGTTCTGGCGATAGGCATTCTGTCCATCATGTCCCTGACCTCAGAATTCGGGAACATGTCGATACAGTCATCGTTGACGGCGAACCCGCGCCGCGGGATGCTGATGGCCGCGAAGGGGCTCGCACTATCGGCGCTTACCGGAGTCTCCACACTGGTGGGTGTGCTGCTGGCGTGGGGGGTTGCGCATCTGTTCTTCGTCGGCTCGACCTTGGAGCCCTTGTCCTCGGGGCAACGCTTCACGCCGTTGATCGTCATAGGCGCGGCCGTGGTGTCTTCGGTGCTGGTCTCGATACTGGCTCTCGGCATTGCCGGCATCTGCCGGTCAACGGTAGGCGCGGTCTTTGCCTTCATTGCCTTGATGATGATCGTCCCACAGATTCTTTCGGTGCTCTCCTTGCTGGGAGGGGGATTCGATTGGATTGGCTCCGCGACGGAGTTTCTGCCCAACTCCCTGATGGATGGGGCGATCGGTGCCGACATAAACAGCTCGATGAGTTCGGCGTCTTCGAGCGCCTTCGACCCGAATTGGTGGCAAAGCCTCCTGCTGCTGCTGGTTTGGTCGGCCGTGTCGTACGTGGTGGGGACCCTGCTGGTCAAGCATCGCGACATCGCCTGAACGCCGAGGCATTCGGCCATCGCCGATTCGGGGTGCGAATGTGTCCTGTATATGACGTTGAGGTGTCACACACGGCACATATAGTAAAGGCTATGCCAACATTCACACGAGAAGAAATCGAGCATTTGGGAGACCTTGCTCGCATAGCCCTCACCGATGACGAGATCAGCAGGCTCCAGGGCGAGCTCAACGTGATCGCCGAGTCGATTGCAAAAGTCCAGGAAGTCGCCGGTGAGGATGTGCCCCCCACGGCGAATCCGGTGCCCTTGGAGGCATATCTGCGGCCGGATGTGGCGGAACAGCCACTGACGCAGGAAGAGGCGCTGAGCGGGGCGCCTGCAACCGAGGCCGGTATGTTCGTGGCCCCACGCATTCTTGGTGAGGAGTGAGGGAAACAATGACACAACACAGTGAACTTGTCAGGCTGAGTGCTGCCGAGATGGCGGAGCAGATACGTAGCGGAGAGGTCTCCAGCCGAGAGCTCGTCGAGGCGGAAGTGTCGACCATCGAAGCCGCGGAACCGAGCATTCAGGCCTTCCTTCAGGTCTCCAAGGATGAGGCTTTGCAGCAGGCCGATGACTTCGATGCCCGTCGCAAGGCGGGTGACATCGACGGTCTTCCCGAATTGGCCGGTGTGCCGATCGCAGTCAAGGACATGATCGTTACCAAAGGCATTCCCACCACTGCGGCATCCAAGATTCTCGAGGGATGGATTCCTCCTTACGATGCGACCGTCGTGCGCAAACTCAAAGACGCAGGTATGCCGATTCTCGGAAAAACCAATCTGGACGAGTTCGCCCAGGGTTCTTCGACCGAGCACAGCGCCTACCAGACCACGCACAATCCCTGGGATACGGAACGAGTCCCCGGTGGTTCAGGCGGTGGCTCCGCTTCCGCGGTCGCCGCTTTCGAAGCGCCTTTGGCGTTGGGCACCGACACCGGTGGCTCGATTCGTCAGCCAGGCGCATTGACCGGAACCGTCGGGGTGAAGCCGACCTATGGCGGCGTTTCGCGTTTCGGTGCGATTGCGATGGCGTCCTCTCTCGATCAGATCGGGCCGGTCTCACGTACCGTCCTTGATGCTGCGCTCCTGCACGAGGTCATCGGCGGCTACGATGAGCGCGACTCCACATCGATTCCAAAGCCTCTGCCCAAGCTGGCCGATGCCGCTCGAGAAGGGCAGAAGCGTGACCTGCACGGTATGCGCGTCGGATTGGTCAAGGAAATCGGCGGCGAAGGGTTCCAGCCCGGAGTCGAAGCACGGTTCAAGGAAGCGGTCGCGGCTCTTGAAGACATGGGCGCCGAAGTCGTTGAGGTCTCATGTCCTCATTTCTCCTATGCCCTTGGTGCCTACTACATCATCATGCCTTCCGAGGTCTCAAGCAACCTTGCACGGTATGACGGTATGCGATACGGCCTGCGAGTGATGCCTGAGGATGGCACGCCGCAGACGGCGGCGAATATGATGGCGGCAACCCGTGAGGCAGGATTCGGCGACGAGGTCAAACGACGGATCATCCTGGGCACGTATGCGCTGTCCGCCGGGTACTACGATGCCTGGTACGGTTCGGCCCAGAAGGTCCGTACGCTGATCATCCGCGATTTCGCCAAGGCCTTCGAACAGGTCGACGTATTGGTGTCTCCGACGAGTCCAAGCACCGCATTCAAATTCGGCGAGAAGATGAATGACCCGCTGACGATGTATCTGGAGGATATCGCCACGATCCCTGCGAATCTTGCGGGCGTTCCGGCAATGTCGATTCCTGCCGGTCTCAGTGATGACGGGCTGCCAACCGGTTTCCAGTTCTTCGCACCGCAGATGCATGACGAGAAGCTGTACAAGCCTGCCGCCGCCTTGGAGGCCGCGTTGCTCGAACAGCAGCAAGGACCAATCTGGCAGTCCATGAACACCCCTTGGCTTGACGGCCTGAACAAGTAAGCATCGGAAGGATTACATTCGATATGGCTGACAAATTGATGAAGTACGCCGATGCCGTTTCAGAGTTCGACACGGTTTTCGGTCTTGAAGTCCATGTGGAGCTCAGCACGAACACCAAGCTCTTCTGCCCCGCGCACATTGAATTCGGCGGCGAGCCGAACACCCAGCTCACACCGGTGTCGCTTGGGCTGCCCGGCAGCCTTCCGGTGGTGAACAAGACCGCCATAGACTACGCCATCAAGCTGGGTCTGGCATTGCACTGTGAAATCGCGGAATGGAGCCAGTTCGCACGCAAGAACTACTTCTACCCGGATATGCCGCGCGACTATCAGATCTCGCAATATGACAAGCCGCTGAACGGCAACGGATATCTTGATGTGGAGCTGGCGGACGGAGAGATATTCCGCGTGCAGATCGAGCGCGCCCATGTCGAGGACGATGCCGGGAAGAACACCCACGTCGGCGGAGCCGATGGGCGAATCGAAGGTGCCGATCACTCGCTGTGCGACTATAACCGCGCAGGAGTGCCGCTGGTGGAGATCGTGACCAAGCCGGTGGAAGGCGCGGGTGCGCGTGCACCTGAAATCGCCGGTGCATACGTGCGCGCCATCCGTGACATCGTGAAGGCGCTGAATATTTCCCACGCCCGTATGGAGCAGGGCAATATGCGCGCCGATGTGAACGTTTCTCTGCGCAAGAACCCGGGCGATGCTTTGGGTACCCGTTCGGAAACCAAGAACGTCAACACCTTCAAAGGCATCGAGAAGACGATGGCATACGAGATTCGCAGGCAGGCGGCGATTCTGGATGCAGGTGGCGAGATTCTTCAGGAGACCCGTCATTGGGACGAAGGTTCTCAGTGCACCGCCGGAGGGCGCATCAAATCCGATGCCGACGATTACCGCTACTTCCCCGACCCTGATCTGGTCATGGTGCATGTCACCAGCGACCACATCGAGGAGCTCAGGAAGCAAATGCCCGAAATGCCACGCGACCGTCGTGCACGACTCAAGGCAGACTGGGGCTTCTCCGATTTGGAGATGCGTGATGTGGTGAACGCCGACGCTCTTGACCTCATCGAGGAAACCGTGAAGGCTGGCGCCAAAGCATCCGGAGCGCGCAAATGGTGGATGGGTGAGCTGTCCCGCGAAGCCAACGCCAAGGAAATCAGTCTGGAAGAGCTGCCTATTACTCCGGCTGATGTCGCACAGGTCGAGGTGCTGATTGCCAAGGGAACGCTGAACGACAAACTCGCCAAGCAGACCGTATCCGGAGTGCTCGCGGGCGAAGGCAGCCCTGAAGAGGTCGTAGCCAAGCACGGGTATCAGGTCGTTTCCGACGACGGGGCGTTGGTCGCCGCAGTCGACGAGGCTCTTGCCGCCAATCCCGACATCGTCGAGAAGCTGAAGTCGGGCAACATGAAGCCTATGGGAGCGATTATCGGAGCTGTGATGAAAGCCACCCATGGACAGGCTGATGCCAAGGCGGTGCGTACCATCGTTTCGGAAAAAGTCGCCTCGCTGTGATGTACACTGTATGCGCGTAATCGCATCAGAGTCGTGCAATACATGGAAATTCCAGACGACTAGCAACTACGAAGGCGGGATATGGTACAAGCCAACGAAGTCAACAGTCCGGAGTCGGAGCAAAGCAGGGAGCTGCCGGAGCGCCTCATCATTCCCGAAATAAAAGGGGAGATGGTGCACCTGCGCCCTGCCGGGCTTGACGATCTTCTATATATGGACCGACTTGAGGCTTTCTACAATGCTTCGGGCATTACAGGAAAAGGACCGCAGGCGGAACGAGCCGTGGTGCACACCTGGGTAAAGCGCTCGGTCGCCTGGAGTTGGGGGCAGACGGCAGGAGAGTCCGGCGTCGGCGATCCCGAATCCCGCAGGACCGTGGCATGGGCGATGCTCGCCAGCAGCGAGAACGGCGATGAGGATGCCGAGTCAGAGCGCAATGGCGATGCCATCATCGGCATGATTTTTCTGATCGATATCGACGGATGGGCACGATCGGCACGCATACAGGTCGTTCTCGGCAAGAACTACCGGGGGCGCGGGTACTCGCGCGACGCCATGCCGAGGGTTATGACCTATGGTTTCGCCCCCGAGCCAGCGGGCCTTGGACTTCACCGGATATGGGTCAGCGTTCCCGAGAAGAACACCCGGTCGACATCGGTGTATCAGTCCCTCGGCTTCGTTCCTCAAGGCACGTCGCGTGATGCTCTATGGGATGCGGAAAACGGGAAATATCAGGATCTCATCGTGATGGACACGCTTGTCGACGAGTATGATCCGATTCAATCGCTGGATGCCTTCGGCATGCATGTGATCGAGGACAATCCCGGTGTGCGCGAGGCCTTAAGCGCCAAGGAGCACTCGCTGGCCATCCAGCTGCGCAACAAGGCGGAATCCTCAGGGAAGAAGACTGCGGCGAGCATTGATGATCACCCGCTCCGTCAGGCGCCTCCTGTGGCGCTTCCACCTGAATCCGTGGAGACCATAGAGAAAACCTCCTTGAAGGATGCGCTTGCCCCGCATCCCGCCGAAGACGAGCATGCCGATAATCGACATGTCGAGAGTCCTGACGAACAGAAGGACGATCAGGGCGACGATCAGGCGGAATGGCCGTACAACCAGAGCAGCAGAAAAACGTCCAAACGTGCCTGGTGGAGGAATATCGGCAGAAGCCGCACCCGCACGGATGAAGGTCAGAAGGACTGAAACGATGAGTGCAGAGGACTTGGATAACTACGAAACCGATGCGGAGCTTGCACTGTACCGGGAATACAGGGATGTCATCAAGCTGTTCACCTATGTGGTCGAAACGGAACGCAGGTTCTACCTCGCCAATAAGGTGGATTTCAATGTTCGAAGCGCCGGGCAGGATGTGTATTTCGATGTTCAGCTCACCGATGCATGGGTTTGGGATGTGTACCGGCCAAGTCGCTTTGTCAAGAATGTGCGCATTGTCACATTCAAGGATGTCAACGTCGAGGAAGTCCAGAAAAGCGACATAGACATTCCCGATTCCATAAACTGAGCCTGCCGGGTCGCTTCGGTGATTCCATGGCTTCGGTGAGCGCCCGCCAGATTGGGAGGCTGCCCGTAAGTCCGGGCAGGAGTCGCTCGTATTCAGGCAAAGGCGACGAAGGTAATCTCAGAAACGATTGCGGCGCGGGGTGTGTGAATCGGCATAAACCGTTCCAGTCAACCGCTTTCCCTTTAAGCGTGTGCATTGGCTGGAGATTTTGCTATTCGGCAGTTACGTGGGGTCTTTCGTATAGACTAGACGGGATTATTGTGCTCAGGAGGTCAAGTTGACAGAAAAACAATCCGTGGTCATCATCGGTGGAGGCCCGGCAGGTCTGACCGCCGCATGGGAACTGGCCAAGGACGGCGGCAGCGACAAATATGACGTGATCGTGCTTGAAGCCTCGAATCAGTTCGGTGGCATTTCAAGAACCGTGAAGCATAACGGCAACCGCATGGACATCGGAGGGCATCGCTTCTTCTCCAAGGACGATCGCATCATGGACTGGTGGAAGAATGTGCTTCCGCTACAGGGTGCTCCTTCCTATGACGACAAGAAGCTCAACCGCCACCATGATCTTGAGCCTGGTGGCCCAGACCCCGAAACCACTGACAAAGTGATGCTGAAGCGTCACCGCGTTTCGAGAATCTACTGGAACCATCACTTCTTTGATTACCCCATCTCCCTTTCGGCCAATACCCTGAAGGCTCTGGGCTTCAGATTGACTATGGTTGCGGGCTTCAGCTACCTCAAGTCGGTGTTCCACAAGCTTCCCGAAGACAACCTCGAGAACTTCTATATCAATCGTTTCGGACGCAAGCTCTATTCGATGTTCTTCGCCGGTTATACGGAGAAGCTGTGGGGCCGCGCACCAAAGGAGATCAGCGCCGACTGGGGTGCCCAGCGTGTCAAGGGACTGAGCATCATGGGCGTGCTGAAGAACGCGGTGCAGAAGATGCTGCCGAAGAAGCGCGATGCCCATGAGGTCGAGACCAGTCTGATTGAGGAGTTCTGGTACCCGAAGCTCGGGCCTGGTCAGCTTTGGGAAACCGTGGAGGAGAACTGCCGAGAGGCCGGTGTCAAGGTCATCACCGATGCCAAGGTCGTTGAGCTGGATCAGCAGGACGGACGTCTGTCTGCGGTGGTGTACGTGGATTCCGACGGCAACAGAGTCAGTCTTCAGGCTGATGACGTGATCTCATCCATGCCCATCAAGGACCTGGTCAACGCGGTCAAGGCCTCCCCGACATCGGCGCCGGCGGATATGACGCATATCGCCAACGGCTTGCCATACCGTGATTTCGTCACGGTTGGGCTTCTCGTCAAACGTCTGCGAATCCGTAACACCACCGACACTCCGACGCTGGGCAATCCGCCGATCGTCCCCGATTGCTGGATTTACGTTCAGGATCCGGGATTCAAGGTCGGACGTCTGCAGGTGTTCAACAACTGGAGCCCATACCTGGTCAAGAACGTTGACGATACGGTGTGGATCGGCCTGGAGTATTTCTGCGAAGAGGGCGATGATTTCTGGAACCTCAGCGATGAGAAGGCGACGGCCTTCGCCGTGGACGAGCTCACCCGCATGGGCATCATCAACGGAGCGCAGGATGTCATGGACTCGCACCGCGAGCGTGTGCCCAAGGCGTATCCGGCCTACTTCGATACCTATGCGCAGATGCCTGAGCTGGTGGAGTGGCTGGATTCCTTCGGCAACCTGTATTGTGTCGGACGCAACGGTCAGCACCACTACAACAACCAGGACCATTCGATGGCCACATCGATGGAAGCGGTCGAGAACATTCGCACGGGTCGCACGTCGAAGGCCAATGTGTGGAACGTCAACACGGAGAAGAGCTATCACGAAGAGAAGTGAAGTCTGAGCAGGCGATAGCAGGGGCTTCTCGCCACTGTGGTTCCACCCGAGCGGCAGTTGGGTGAGAGCCTGGTTTTTGAATACGGCGGCGGTGTCGTCAGCGGCTTTGACGGTCGGTGACGAGACCGCCGCCGTCATATGCCGTGACATCGAGGTCACGGCGATACGCGAAACGATGTTCATGACGAAGACCGTCGCATCATTGCTTTCATATTCGGATTTGCCGTAGAGTGCGTCGTCGGGCATTCACCGGGAATCGTGGAATGTCGCCTTGGCGTTTCGTTTTGCAAGATAAGCCTTGTCGATGTAAGGTATTCAAAGTTCCTGATGCTGAGACAGCATTGGACTTCAATATGCGGATGTTCCGCCATTATTCTCTAGCCACGTCAGACTCTGTGTCGACGAAGCGGTAGGAAAGGCATTATTACTGTGGCAACAAGCCAAAAACTCACTGATATGAAACTGCCTGAGCTCAAGGAGCTTGCCAAGCAGCTCGGTCTGCGAGGCACCTCCACGATGCGAAAGCCCGCTCTCATTGCAACGATAGAAGCGGCACGCTCGGGCGGCGAGGCACCTGCGGGAGTGACAGTGCGCTCCGTCAATGCCAATCAGCAGGAATCTGTTGACAGCAAGGAATCGGAAAACGGCACCCTTGGTGCTTCGAACAACGCGGGAAGCGATGAACGCTCTCGCGAAAGTGCACAGGCCGAGGAGAGTGGAATCTCTCAGGCTTCGGGCGCGGGTCAAACACGTCGCGTCCATGATGCCAAGTCAGACGATGTGTTCACTCCCAGCGCGGCAGTCGACGCACCATCGAAGCGGGGCACCTCGCAAGATGGTCAGCCGACCCGTACCCACAAGGACGGGGATGCGCTGACGCTGCCACGTCGCAGACGCAATCGTTCTCAAGCCGCGAGCGAGGACAGCAACGATCACGGTTCGGTACGCGATCTCGATGACATCCTGGCGGTATTGCCTAATCGCAATGAGCATAGCCAGCAGCGCAGCAATGATCATGAAGGCAATGGCGAAGAGCACGAGTTCGTTCGTCGTGGACGTCGTGACAGGAGTGAACGCAACGATCGCGGTGGCCGAGGCAATCGTAATGACCGCGGTTCAGACCGTAATGATCGCAACGATCGTAATGATCGCAATGACCGCAATGGTGAACGCCGCAACCGTAACCGCCGCGACCGTTCAGCGGACTACGAGGCACGCGAGGAAGACCGTCGTGAGGACTCGCAGCAGGAGGAGCTGGTTCCCGTTGCAGGCATCGTAGACGTGTTGGACTCCTATGCGTTCATCAGGACCTCCGGATACCTGCCCGGCCCGAATGACGTCTATGTCTCGATGGGACAGGTTCGTAAATACGCGTTGCGCAAGGGCGATGCGGTCCATGGCGCCATCAGGCCTCCACGCGAGGGGGATCGGCGCAATCAACGCCAGAAATTCGTACCGCTGCAGTCCATCGACTCGGTCAACGGCATGAGCATCGAGGATGCTTCGAACAGGGCGCATTTTAACAAGCTCACACCGCTGTATCCCCAGGAACGTCTGAGGATGGAGACCCAGCCGAACAAGCTCACCGGACGGTTGATCGATATCATCTCGCCTATCGGCAAGGGACAGCGTGGCCTGATAGTCTCCCCACCCAAGGCGGGCAAGACCATCACCCTGCAGAATATCGCCAACTCCATCTCCACGAACAACCCCGAGGTTCATCTGATGGTCGTCCTCGTCGATGAGCGTCCTGAGGAAGTCACCGATATGGAGCGCACGGTTCAGGGTGAAGTCATCTCATCCACATTCGACCGTCCCGCATCCGATCACACCACGGTCGCCGAGCTTGCCATCGAACGTGCCAAGCGTCTGGTCGAGCTGGGTCAGGACGTCGTGGTGCTGCTCGACTCGATGACCCGTCTCGCGCGCGCTTACAACATCGCCGCCCCGGCTTCAGGGCGTATCCTTTCAGGCGGCGTCGACGCGCAGGCCTTGTACCCGCCGAAGAAGTTCTTCGGAGCTGCACGCAATATCGAAAACGGCGGCTCGCTGACGATTATCTCTTCCGCATTGGTGGAGACCGGTTCCAAGATGGACGAAGTGATTTTCGAGGAGTTCAAGGGCACCGGCAATATGGAGCTGCGTCTCTCCAGGGAACTCGCCGACAAGCGCCTCTTCCCTGCCATCGACATCATCTCTTCGGGTACGCGACGTGAGGAGCTCATCACGCCACCGGAGGAGCTTGCAGTCATCTACAGGCTGCGTCGTGCCTTCGGCGGCATGGAGCCCGAGCAGGCCTATCAGACTCTGGTACCGCGTCTGAAGAAAACGCCATCCAACCGGGACTTCCTCGCGGCCATCACCTCAACGATGCCTCAGGTCAAATAACTTCACGGCCCTTGAGGCCTGTGGCTACACGAATGCGTGTGCCTCCGCTCTGATTTGAGAAGCGGAGGCACACGCATTCGTGCTTCCTGTGCCGCTTACGGCGACCGGCTCAATGAATGCTCTGGTTGTATTCTATTAAGCATGAGTGAAGCAGACGACGCAGGAAACTGGCCTCGGCCAGAGGAATACGAATCACAGAAGTACGAATCACAGACGACGGAGGCTTCCACCACGGTGGATGCGCAGAGCAGCAGCGATGATCCTGAGGTCGCCCGTTGCGTGGCGGGCATAGAAGCCCTCAGACAGTCAATCGATAACGTGGATACCGCGATTGTGTCTCTTCTCGCTGAACGCTTCAAATACACCTCGAGAGTGGGCGTGCTGAAGGCCAGGGCAGGCTTTGAACCCGCCGATTATCAACGCGAGCATATGCAAATCGAGCGACTCCACCGTATTGCACAGGATGCCGGGTTGGATACGGATATTGCAGAGATGTATCGGGAGTTCGTGGTTACCGAGGCTAAGAAACGCCATCGCAGAATAGCGGAGGAGGGCGGTGACCCGGGAGTTCTGGACGTGTTCGCCTAGGCCCTCCAAATACGATAACTGCACTAAAAGGACAGCTTTGTGGTAATAATTTCACCACAAAGCTGTCCTTTTAGTGCAGTTATCTAACCCAAAGCCCTTGGTGGTGGTGTCAGCGCTTGGGCTTCTTCACAGGTGGCTCACCGAGGGTGCTGTCAACCACGGTGATCGCGGTCTCGTCGGATTGTTCCGCAGTGCCGTCGGCGGCATCCGCTTCCACAAAACGCAGTTCGCCGGTGACTCTTCCGGCTTCGGCGATGTCGGCCTGTGCTTCGCGGACTGCTGCGATCGCTTCGGAGGGAACCGCCAGTCTTGCACTGAGAATCGGTGTTTTCATCGATACCTTGGCCTCGGACTTGATTTTCCGCAGCTCCGCCAAAGCCTGACCCGCCCAGACCAACACATCCGGCCGGACATCGCCGCAAGCCTGTTCATAGGCTTCAGACGTGGGCCAGCTCGCGAGGTGCACGGAAGCGGAGCCTTCGTGCATCCAACCCCAGACCTCTTCGCATGCGAATGGCAGATAAGGGGCGAACAGGCGAGCGAAGGCGTCCAGAACGAGGCCGAGTGTGGTTCTGGCCGAGCGCACCGCCTGTTCGGAAGGCACGAGACCGGTGGCATCAGCGGTACCGTAGGCGCGGTTCTTCGCGAGTTCGATGTAATCGTCGCAGAAATCCCAGAAGAAACTTTCGATGACTTCCAGGGCTTTGGAATGCTCGTATGTATCCAGGCTTTCCGTGGCATCACGGATGACGGATGCCAGACGTGCGATGACCGCACGATCCAGGGTCTCGGTGACGTCGCTGAGTTTCCATTCGACCTTGGCGGGCGA
It encodes:
- a CDS encoding ATP-binding cassette domain-containing protein, whose translation is MIEIRKLSKSFKGRLAVNDVSFVAQDGKVTGFLGPNGAGKSTTMRTALGLIRADEGEALIDGQPFLSMRSPMFEVGAVLDAKSAHKGRSAYAHLHALALTNNIPKSRVDEVIDITGIANVKKRRAGAFSLGMGQRLSIATALLGDPHNLVLDEPINGLDPEGVRWVRELCRYYAGQGRAVLLSSHLMSEVALTADSLVIIGQGRVLEDTSVQAFIDKHSSSAIRVATPDEEELRRVLATLEGAQVERIDASSEDPDGVPVFHIVGVPLERLAQAVSFGSIRIYELRTEHSSLEQAYMELTHGHVEYMAQEIPAQRVVPMASGEVAR
- the gatC gene encoding Asp-tRNA(Asn)/Glu-tRNA(Gln) amidotransferase subunit GatC, with protein sequence MPTFTREEIEHLGDLARIALTDDEISRLQGELNVIAESIAKVQEVAGEDVPPTANPVPLEAYLRPDVAEQPLTQEEALSGAPATEAGMFVAPRILGEE
- a CDS encoding ABC transporter permease; this encodes MSSTNTQGSTQSPRHGYVSGSRLSPRRIHVSLAGSTRAELVKLLSLKSSYILLIINTALIPLGTLLVAWSIQLTSTLDDKGNTLDVARPIQMTALWTSVGAFVSTAVLAIGILSIMSLTSEFGNMSIQSSLTANPRRGMLMAAKGLALSALTGVSTLVGVLLAWGVAHLFFVGSTLEPLSSGQRFTPLIVIGAAVVSSVLVSILALGIAGICRSTVGAVFAFIALMMIVPQILSVLSLLGGGFDWIGSATEFLPNSLMDGAIGADINSSMSSASSSAFDPNWWQSLLLLLVWSAVSYVVGTLLVKHRDIA
- the gatA gene encoding Asp-tRNA(Asn)/Glu-tRNA(Gln) amidotransferase subunit GatA, with the translated sequence MTQHSELVRLSAAEMAEQIRSGEVSSRELVEAEVSTIEAAEPSIQAFLQVSKDEALQQADDFDARRKAGDIDGLPELAGVPIAVKDMIVTKGIPTTAASKILEGWIPPYDATVVRKLKDAGMPILGKTNLDEFAQGSSTEHSAYQTTHNPWDTERVPGGSGGGSASAVAAFEAPLALGTDTGGSIRQPGALTGTVGVKPTYGGVSRFGAIAMASSLDQIGPVSRTVLDAALLHEVIGGYDERDSTSIPKPLPKLADAAREGQKRDLHGMRVGLVKEIGGEGFQPGVEARFKEAVAALEDMGAEVVEVSCPHFSYALGAYYIIMPSEVSSNLARYDGMRYGLRVMPEDGTPQTAANMMAATREAGFGDEVKRRIILGTYALSAGYYDAWYGSAQKVRTLIIRDFAKAFEQVDVLVSPTSPSTAFKFGEKMNDPLTMYLEDIATIPANLAGVPAMSIPAGLSDDGLPTGFQFFAPQMHDEKLYKPAAALEAALLEQQQGPIWQSMNTPWLDGLNK
- a CDS encoding orotate phosphoribosyltransferase yields the protein MASQRESGTFRQTGAPELRKEQGVGNVETLDTKEQLRRLLIPEVSLKPFSELSAVTYDHQGSQLAGHLLLDTLEEAGFGIDDFDAVGALTAAAIPLAISMVQAAASRGQDLDAFVMDFVYPGIKGPSVRGERVFLLDAWLSEKSYVQTSSLVTLRNGNELSLDFGILQREGAEVLGIASLIGSTRSTEGIEAVNPLDGSRHTLPFVRVFDEDEFSAVNPERESGAGDSARVAVDSDAKEGQ
- a CDS encoding TrmH family RNA methyltransferase — translated: MSKPSAFTLASLASGEPEFREVGVGPWAQTHPDEPRPDDPASEQYDPRYDSELLDNGDRRNVLDAFRYWSVEAIRDELDSRGRHLFEVAIENWTHDFNIGSIVRTANAFAAAKVHIVGPHKWNRKGALMTELYQHVEQHPSMQALLDHVKAADEERDDGTSTRIIAIDNVPGAVAIERFEFPERCLLIFGAEGPGLSEKALTCADDVVFISQYGSVRSINAGAAAAVAMHSWIEQHGRSR